A window from Aquabacterium sp. NJ1 encodes these proteins:
- a CDS encoding acetolactate synthase 3 catalytic subunit → MDMSPADIKRAGTADAHTQSPSGEILNGSDILVRCLQAENVKYMWGYPGGAVLYIYDALYKQDTIEHVLVRHEQAAVHAADGYARATGDVGVALVTSGPGVTNAITGIATAYMDSIPMVIITGQVPTPAIGLDAFQECDTVGITRPIVKHNFLVKDVADLAATMKKAFHIARTGRPGPVVVDVPKDVSLKTTAFHYPETVEMRSYNPVRKGHGGQIRKAVQLLLTAKRPYIYTGGGVILGEASKELRELVDMLGYPSTSTLMGLGAIPASDKTFLGMLGMHGTYEANMTMQNADVVIAVGARFDDRVIGNPKHFAQVERKIIHIDIDPSSISKRVKVDIPIVGDVKDVLLEMISQIKESPLKPDQNALAAWWNQVNEWKKRECLKYKTSTEVIKPQSVVEKLAELTKGTDYYITSDVGQHQMFAAQYSKFEEPRRWINSGGLGTMGVGLPYAMGIKLAKPDADVFCITGEGSIQMCIQELSTCLQYNTPVKVLSLNNRYLGMVRQWQQLDYGGRYSHSYMDALPNFVKLAEAYGHVGLLIERPEDVEGALREAIKLKDRTVFLDIRTDPTENVWPMVQAGKGISEMLLGSEDL, encoded by the coding sequence ATGGACATGTCTCCTGCGGACATCAAGCGCGCCGGCACGGCCGACGCCCACACCCAATCCCCCTCCGGCGAGATCCTCAACGGGTCCGACATCCTTGTGCGCTGCCTCCAGGCAGAAAACGTCAAGTACATGTGGGGCTACCCCGGTGGCGCGGTGCTCTACATTTACGACGCCCTGTACAAGCAGGACACCATCGAGCACGTGCTCGTGCGCCACGAACAGGCTGCCGTTCACGCCGCTGACGGCTACGCACGCGCCACGGGCGACGTCGGCGTGGCTCTGGTGACCTCCGGCCCTGGCGTGACGAACGCCATCACCGGCATCGCCACGGCGTACATGGACTCCATCCCCATGGTGATCATCACCGGCCAGGTGCCCACGCCTGCGATCGGCCTGGATGCCTTCCAGGAGTGCGACACCGTCGGTATCACCCGCCCGATCGTCAAACACAATTTCCTCGTCAAGGACGTGGCCGACCTGGCTGCGACCATGAAGAAGGCCTTCCACATCGCCCGCACCGGTCGCCCCGGTCCTGTGGTGGTGGACGTGCCCAAGGACGTGTCGCTCAAGACCACCGCCTTCCACTACCCCGAGACGGTGGAAATGCGCTCGTACAACCCGGTGCGCAAGGGCCACGGCGGCCAGATCCGCAAGGCCGTGCAACTGCTGCTGACGGCCAAGCGTCCCTACATCTACACCGGTGGCGGTGTGATCCTGGGTGAGGCTTCCAAAGAACTGCGCGAATTGGTTGACATGCTGGGCTACCCCAGCACCAGCACCCTGATGGGCCTGGGTGCCATCCCCGCATCTGACAAGACCTTCCTGGGCATGCTGGGCATGCATGGCACGTACGAAGCCAACATGACCATGCAGAACGCCGACGTGGTGATCGCCGTGGGCGCCCGCTTCGACGACCGCGTGATCGGCAACCCCAAGCACTTTGCCCAGGTCGAGCGCAAGATCATCCACATCGACATCGACCCCTCGTCGATCTCCAAGCGCGTCAAGGTCGACATCCCCATCGTGGGCGATGTGAAGGACGTGCTGCTGGAAATGATCTCGCAGATCAAGGAGTCGCCGCTCAAGCCTGACCAGAACGCGCTGGCCGCGTGGTGGAACCAGGTCAACGAGTGGAAGAAGCGCGAGTGCCTGAAGTACAAGACCTCGACCGAGGTGATCAAGCCTCAGTCCGTGGTCGAGAAGCTGGCTGAGCTGACCAAGGGCACCGACTACTACATCACGTCGGACGTCGGTCAGCACCAGATGTTCGCCGCGCAGTACAGCAAGTTTGAAGAGCCGCGTCGCTGGATCAACTCCGGTGGCCTGGGCACGATGGGTGTGGGCCTGCCTTACGCCATGGGCATCAAGCTGGCCAAGCCGGACGCCGATGTCTTCTGCATCACGGGCGAAGGCTCGATCCAGATGTGCATCCAGGAACTGTCGACCTGCCTGCAGTACAACACGCCGGTCAAGGTGCTGTCGCTCAACAACCGCTACCTGGGCATGGTGCGCCAGTGGCAGCAGCTGGACTACGGCGGCCGCTACTCGCACAGCTACATGGATGCGCTGCCCAACTTCGTGAAGCTGGCCGAGGCCTATGGCCACGTGGGCCTGCTGATCGAGCGCCCCGAGGACGTGGAAGGCGCGCTGCGCGAAGCCATCAAGCTCAAGGACCGCACCGTGTTCCTGGACATCCGCACCGACCCGACGGAAAACGTCTGGCCGATGGTTCAGGCCGGCAAGGGCATTTCCGAGATGCTGCTGGGTTCCGAAGACCTGTAA
- the ilvN gene encoding acetolactate synthase small subunit: protein MKHIIALLVENEAGALSRVVGLFSARGYNIESLTVATTEDPSLSRMTIVTTGSDDVIEQITKHLNRLIEVVKVVDLSEGPYTERELMLIKVRAVGKEREEMKRMADIFRGRIIDVTDKTYTIELTGDAAKLDAFIEAIDRAAILETVRTGTSGIGRGERILRV, encoded by the coding sequence ATGAAACACATCATTGCCCTTCTGGTCGAGAACGAAGCTGGCGCGCTGTCGCGCGTGGTGGGCCTGTTCTCCGCACGCGGCTACAACATCGAGAGCCTGACGGTCGCCACGACCGAAGACCCTTCGCTGTCGCGCATGACCATCGTGACCACCGGTTCGGATGACGTGATCGAGCAGATCACCAAGCACCTCAACCGCCTGATCGAAGTCGTCAAGGTCGTGGACCTGTCCGAAGGCCCTTACACCGAGCGTGAGCTGATGCTCATCAAGGTGCGTGCCGTGGGCAAGGAGCGCGAAGAGATGAAGCGCATGGCGGACATCTTCCGCGGCCGCATCATCGACGTGACCGACAAGACCTACACCATCGAATTGACTGGCGACGCTGCCAAGCTCGATGCCTTCATTGAAGCCATCGACCGCGCCGCCATCCTTGAAACCGTGCGCACCGGGACCAGCGGGATCGGGCGCGGCGAGCGCATCTTGCGCGTCTGA
- the ilvC gene encoding ketol-acid reductoisomerase produces MKVYYDKDADLSLIKGKNVAIIGYGSQGHAHAQNLRDSGVNVTVGLRKGGASWSKVEAAGIKVAEVNDAVKNADVVMILLPDENIPEVYNNNVAPNIKQGATLAFAHGFNVHYNQVVPRADLDVIMVAPKGPGHTVRSEYLKGGGVPSLIAVYQDKSGKARDIALSYAAANGGTKGGVIETNFREETETDLFGEQAVLCGGAVELVKMGFETLTEAGYAPEMAYFECLHELKLIVDLMYEGGIANMNYSISNNAEYGEYVTGTEVINEKSREAMRNALKRIQTGEYAKMFIQEGKTNYPSMTARRRLNAVHPIETVGAELRAMMPWIAKNKLVDQSKN; encoded by the coding sequence ATGAAGGTCTATTACGACAAGGACGCCGATCTGAGCCTGATCAAGGGCAAGAACGTGGCCATCATCGGTTATGGCTCGCAAGGCCATGCCCACGCTCAAAACCTGCGTGATTCGGGCGTCAACGTGACGGTCGGTCTGCGCAAGGGTGGCGCTTCGTGGTCCAAGGTGGAAGCCGCCGGCATCAAGGTCGCTGAAGTCAATGACGCCGTGAAGAACGCCGACGTCGTGATGATCCTGTTGCCCGACGAGAACATCCCCGAGGTGTACAACAACAACGTCGCCCCCAACATCAAGCAAGGCGCCACGCTGGCTTTCGCTCACGGCTTCAACGTGCACTACAACCAGGTCGTGCCCCGCGCTGACCTGGACGTGATCATGGTCGCCCCCAAGGGCCCTGGCCACACCGTGCGTTCCGAGTACCTCAAGGGCGGCGGCGTGCCTTCGCTGATCGCTGTGTACCAGGACAAGTCCGGCAAGGCCCGTGACATCGCCCTGTCCTACGCTGCTGCCAACGGCGGCACCAAGGGTGGCGTGATCGAAACCAACTTCCGCGAAGAAACCGAAACCGACCTGTTCGGCGAACAAGCCGTGCTGTGCGGTGGTGCTGTCGAGCTGGTGAAGATGGGCTTCGAGACGCTGACCGAAGCTGGTTATGCGCCTGAAATGGCCTACTTCGAGTGCCTGCACGAGTTGAAGCTGATCGTTGACCTGATGTACGAGGGCGGCATCGCCAACATGAACTACTCGATCTCGAACAACGCCGAGTACGGCGAGTACGTGACGGGTACGGAAGTGATCAACGAGAAGTCGCGCGAAGCCATGCGCAACGCTCTGAAGCGCATCCAGACTGGCGAATACGCCAAGATGTTCATCCAGGAAGGCAAGACGAACTACCCGAGCATGACCGCTCGCCGTCGTCTGAACGCCGTGCACCCGATCGAGACCGTGGGTGCCGAGCTGCGCGCCATGATGCCTTGGATCGCCAAGAACAAGCTGGTTGACCAGTCGAAGAACTGA
- a CDS encoding DUF3619 family protein has translation MKTRPPTPLTPAQREALEARFAMRLSARLEEGAQSVPYDISERLRVAREQAVRAGREARVAALAPVMAPAPTVNVSVAGLSTAGAGGMRVGPGWSESRYARSNDHGRRLDDSPPSWGWRLASALPVIALVAGLWGIHRYYKHEQVQAATDVDMALLTDDLPPSAYADPGFAEFLRSDTGPTVRPIDETAPEASGDLQTTETAPASTTP, from the coding sequence GTGAAAACCCGGCCCCCAACCCCGCTGACGCCAGCGCAACGCGAAGCCCTTGAGGCGCGCTTTGCCATGCGTCTGAGCGCGCGCCTGGAAGAGGGTGCGCAATCTGTTCCTTACGATATTTCCGAGCGCTTGCGCGTTGCGCGCGAACAAGCCGTCCGAGCGGGTCGCGAAGCCCGCGTGGCCGCACTGGCGCCCGTGATGGCGCCGGCACCCACGGTCAACGTGAGCGTGGCCGGCCTGAGCACGGCTGGCGCCGGTGGCATGCGTGTCGGCCCAGGCTGGAGCGAAAGCCGTTACGCCCGCTCCAACGATCATGGTCGTCGCCTGGATGACAGCCCACCGTCCTGGGGCTGGCGCCTCGCTTCGGCCCTGCCGGTGATCGCCCTGGTCGCCGGCCTGTGGGGCATCCACCGTTACTACAAGCACGAGCAGGTCCAGGCCGCCACCGATGTGGACATGGCCTTGCTGACAGACGACCTGCCACCGAGCGCCTATGCCGACCCCGGCTTTGCCGAGTTCCTGCGCTCGGATACCGGGCCGACGGTACGCCCCATTGATGAAACAGCCCCCGAAGCCTCTGGCGATCTGCAAACCACCGAAACGGCACCCGCTTCGACCACGCCCTGA
- a CDS encoding RDD family protein — MTVSPASTPVGPSATASLERAQGPAPSLRRRMAAFIYEGVLLFGLFMVVGFIYSVVTNQRHGLHGREGMMAVQFLALSAYFLWFWTHGGQTLAQKTWHIRVVTQAGGPVPLKQALQRYLASWLWFMPAWAGAWLAGWHQSKLLYGAMGVWILIYTALTWLLPQQQFLHDVICKTRLIDTRA, encoded by the coding sequence ATGACGGTTTCCCCTGCTTCGACGCCGGTCGGGCCGAGCGCCACGGCCAGCCTTGAGCGTGCGCAAGGCCCTGCACCCTCACTGCGGCGGCGCATGGCCGCTTTCATCTACGAAGGCGTGCTGCTGTTCGGCTTGTTCATGGTGGTGGGCTTCATCTACTCCGTTGTCACCAACCAGCGGCATGGTCTGCATGGCCGCGAAGGCATGATGGCCGTGCAGTTCCTGGCTCTGTCTGCCTACTTCCTCTGGTTCTGGACGCATGGCGGCCAGACGCTGGCGCAGAAGACCTGGCACATCCGCGTGGTCACCCAGGCTGGTGGCCCTGTGCCCCTCAAGCAGGCCTTGCAGCGCTACCTGGCCTCCTGGCTCTGGTTCATGCCAGCCTGGGCTGGCGCATGGCTGGCGGGCTGGCATCAATCCAAGCTGCTGTATGGCGCCATGGGCGTCTGGATCCTGATCTACACCGCGTTGACATGGCTATTGCCGCAGCAGCAGTTCCTGCACGACGTGATCTGCAAGACTCGCCTGATCGACACCCGAGCCTGA
- a CDS encoding DUF3106 domain-containing protein — translation MTLYHALLRPLPATLVVAGMLWLAHGPAQADGLVRKAQADSAVEVDAPTEWHELTPAQKKVLMPLQRHWSSMDDTGRDKWINVADRFDKLSPAEQQRVQERMSQWAKLPPQERGEARLRFQQTRQLTADERQQKWAAYQALPVEDRRDLAHQAKRKAKPVFLADNMMGPREARQAYANKRNSAQVVSDKKSNVVPNALSATAPVQTVVRPTMVKAGAGATTSLVSQRPTPPLHQHTGLTKIAATKGFVDPVTMLPKKGAQSAAMASLPAAATTDRPQRR, via the coding sequence ATGACGCTGTACCACGCCCTGCTCCGCCCCCTGCCCGCCACCCTGGTGGTCGCCGGCATGCTGTGGCTTGCCCACGGGCCCGCCCAGGCAGATGGGTTGGTGCGCAAGGCCCAAGCCGACAGTGCCGTTGAAGTGGACGCGCCGACAGAATGGCATGAACTCACGCCGGCGCAGAAAAAGGTGCTGATGCCACTGCAACGCCACTGGTCATCCATGGATGACACCGGACGAGACAAGTGGATCAATGTGGCCGACCGATTTGACAAGTTGTCGCCGGCCGAGCAGCAGCGCGTCCAGGAGCGCATGAGCCAGTGGGCCAAGCTGCCGCCGCAGGAACGCGGGGAAGCTCGCCTGCGCTTTCAGCAGACACGGCAACTGACGGCTGATGAACGCCAGCAGAAGTGGGCAGCCTACCAGGCCTTGCCCGTCGAAGACCGTCGGGATCTGGCGCATCAGGCCAAGCGCAAGGCCAAGCCCGTTTTTCTGGCCGACAACATGATGGGCCCGCGCGAAGCCCGCCAGGCCTACGCCAACAAGCGCAACAGCGCCCAGGTCGTTTCCGACAAAAAATCCAATGTGGTGCCCAACGCCCTGAGCGCCACGGCGCCTGTGCAGACCGTGGTCCGCCCGACCATGGTCAAGGCCGGTGCCGGCGCCACCACCAGCCTGGTCAGCCAGCGCCCCACGCCGCCCCTGCACCAGCACACGGGTCTGACCAAAATCGCAGCCACCAAAGGCTTTGTGGATCCGGTCACCATGTTGCCCAAGAAGGGCGCCCAGAGTGCCGCCATGGCTTCTCTGCCTGCTGCCGCAACGACCGATCGGCCGCAACGCCGCTGA
- a CDS encoding TIGR00730 family Rossman fold protein, producing MSLSLCVYCGSRNGLDPAHLAAAREVGRQIGLRGWRLVYGGGSTGLMGAVADAALAENAQVIGVIPHRLIEKELGHGGVTELQVVDSMHERKHKMAMQSDAFIALPGGIGTMEEIFEVWTWRQLGYHRKALGLLNVAGYYDELLRFIDRSRDSGFLWPDVQELLLVDTDINALLDRIEDEFARLKAQTPPDLVQPGPGGVAQEI from the coding sequence ATGTCACTGTCACTGTGTGTCTACTGCGGTTCGCGCAACGGCCTGGACCCGGCCCATCTGGCGGCAGCCCGCGAGGTCGGGCGGCAGATCGGCCTGCGCGGCTGGCGGCTGGTCTACGGTGGTGGCAGCACAGGCCTGATGGGTGCCGTGGCTGATGCGGCGCTGGCGGAGAATGCCCAGGTGATCGGCGTGATCCCGCACCGGCTGATCGAGAAGGAACTGGGCCACGGCGGCGTGACCGAACTGCAGGTCGTCGACAGCATGCACGAGCGCAAGCACAAGATGGCCATGCAGTCGGACGCCTTCATTGCCCTGCCCGGCGGCATCGGCACCATGGAAGAAATCTTCGAGGTGTGGACCTGGCGCCAGCTGGGCTACCACCGCAAGGCCCTGGGCCTGCTCAATGTGGCCGGCTACTACGACGAGCTGCTGCGCTTCATCGACCGCAGCCGCGACAGCGGTTTCCTGTGGCCTGATGTGCAGGAACTGCTGCTGGTCGACACCGACATCAACGCCCTGCTCGACCGCATCGAAGATGAATTTGCGCGCCTGAAAGCGCAAACGCCGCCGGACCTGGTTCAACCTGGCCCGGGCGGCGTTGCACAAGAGATTTAA
- a CDS encoding sterol desaturase family protein — MRDATQAFRLRYRTQVSPHYSALLHAAFVFGLGLAAYVGLLSQVHDSQPWQWLAAPIGLLVFNAAVYLVHRELGHHKRSWAALFYARHTGDHHSFFSEQAMSYEQWQDWRVILFPPWLIVVYLLAFVAPSIWLISTTVNANVAWIYGAHATLGYLLYEFFHTCHHLREDHWLTSLPWLREMRQLHRLHHRRDLMHTHNFNIVLPLMDQLCGTLHWEAPVRPGAKKKAA; from the coding sequence ATGCGTGACGCAACCCAGGCCTTCCGTCTGCGCTACCGAACCCAGGTAAGCCCCCACTACAGCGCGCTGCTGCATGCGGCATTTGTGTTTGGCCTGGGCCTGGCGGCCTATGTTGGCTTGCTCAGCCAGGTCCACGACAGCCAGCCCTGGCAATGGCTGGCCGCGCCCATCGGCCTGCTCGTTTTCAACGCAGCCGTCTACCTGGTGCACCGCGAACTGGGCCACCACAAGCGCAGTTGGGCCGCCCTGTTCTACGCCCGCCACACGGGCGATCACCACAGCTTTTTCAGTGAACAAGCCATGAGCTACGAGCAATGGCAAGACTGGCGCGTGATCCTGTTCCCACCCTGGCTGATCGTGGTGTACCTGCTGGCGTTTGTCGCGCCATCCATCTGGCTGATCAGCACCACCGTCAACGCCAACGTGGCCTGGATCTACGGCGCCCATGCCACGCTGGGCTACCTGCTGTACGAGTTCTTCCACACTTGCCACCACCTGCGGGAAGACCACTGGCTGACCAGTCTGCCCTGGTTGCGCGAGATGCGCCAATTGCACCGCCTGCACCACCGCCGCGACCTCATGCACACGCACAACTTCAACATCGTGCTGCCGCTGATGGACCAGCTGTGCGGCACCTTGCATTGGGAGGCCCCCGTGAGGCCAGGCGCCAAGAAAAAAGCCGCCTGA
- a CDS encoding efflux transporter outer membrane subunit, whose translation MNSMPREPFMIPTPALRACSLAAMLCLTLGACTTIKVDVPANMATPKAFDHAPTASSPDAATSTDIAAWWHTIPDPTLIQLIDQGLAANPDIRAAVARVREARTVVTTAESALYPTLMAYGATGRQKFNDVSPPTVPLPIPINLPPVNVPISSFNGSGFAAAWEVDIFGSRRSDAEAARQAALAYEEKLHGAQMMVAGDIASNYIEARSLERRMDVLARSITTAQRLQRYAQGRFDAGQATRYDIDRSKAAVEALGAMQAPLESLLGARLRRLAVLTGQAPEALKTLPRPTASAPADASAISDKLPGILPSDVLERRPDVRGSANVVRAMAARLGSAKAEVLPKFYLGFLSNDGHLEIGSLPSASSSFTAWGAGVKLPIFEGGRIQANIKASDARLDAAAAQYEQAVLTALEDVENAYSARHALDQRAQQLTTAWRTSADGALHAQKLFDEGTGLLQPVLEARLSALQREDELIQAQTARAMTTVLLYKAIGGGWTATPVPDKPAAASTP comes from the coding sequence ATGAACAGCATGCCTCGTGAGCCCTTCATGATCCCCACACCGGCCCTGCGTGCATGCAGCCTCGCGGCCATGCTGTGCCTGACACTCGGTGCGTGCACCACCATCAAGGTGGATGTGCCCGCCAACATGGCCACGCCCAAGGCCTTCGATCACGCGCCCACGGCATCCAGCCCTGACGCGGCAACAAGCACTGACATTGCCGCCTGGTGGCACACCATCCCGGACCCCACGCTGATCCAGCTGATCGACCAGGGCCTGGCCGCCAACCCCGACATCCGCGCCGCCGTTGCCCGCGTTCGTGAAGCCCGCACCGTGGTCACCACCGCCGAGTCCGCGCTCTACCCCACGCTGATGGCCTATGGCGCCACCGGCCGGCAGAAGTTCAACGATGTCAGCCCGCCCACGGTGCCCTTGCCGATTCCGATCAACCTGCCGCCGGTCAACGTCCCCATCAGCTCGTTCAACGGCAGTGGCTTTGCCGCTGCCTGGGAGGTGGACATCTTCGGCTCGCGCCGCAGCGATGCAGAAGCCGCACGCCAGGCCGCGCTGGCCTATGAAGAAAAGCTGCACGGCGCCCAGATGATGGTCGCCGGTGACATTGCCAGCAACTACATCGAAGCCCGCAGCCTGGAGCGCCGCATGGACGTGCTGGCGCGCAGCATCACCACGGCCCAGCGCCTTCAACGCTATGCACAAGGCCGCTTCGACGCTGGCCAGGCCACCCGCTATGACATCGACCGCAGCAAGGCCGCCGTAGAGGCTTTGGGCGCCATGCAGGCCCCGCTGGAAAGCCTGTTGGGCGCCCGACTGCGCCGCCTGGCCGTGCTGACCGGGCAAGCGCCTGAAGCACTCAAGACCCTGCCCCGCCCCACCGCCAGCGCCCCCGCTGACGCCAGCGCCATCTCCGACAAGTTGCCCGGCATCCTGCCCTCCGACGTGCTGGAGCGCCGCCCGGATGTGAGAGGCAGCGCCAACGTGGTTCGCGCCATGGCGGCCCGCCTCGGCAGCGCCAAGGCCGAGGTGCTGCCCAAGTTCTACCTGGGCTTCCTGTCCAACGATGGGCACCTGGAGATCGGCAGCCTGCCCTCGGCCTCTTCCAGCTTCACGGCATGGGGCGCCGGGGTGAAGCTGCCCATCTTCGAAGGCGGCCGCATCCAGGCCAACATCAAGGCCAGCGACGCTCGGCTGGATGCTGCAGCGGCGCAGTACGAACAAGCCGTTCTCACCGCGCTGGAAGATGTCGAAAACGCCTACAGCGCACGCCATGCACTGGACCAGCGCGCGCAGCAGCTGACCACGGCCTGGCGCACGTCTGCCGATGGTGCCCTGCACGCGCAAAAGCTGTTTGACGAAGGCACCGGCCTGCTGCAACCCGTGCTGGAGGCGCGCCTCAGCGCGCTGCAACGAGAAGACGAGCTCATCCAGGCGCAGACAGCACGCGCCATGACCACCGTGCTACTCTACAAAGCCATTGGTGGCGGTTGGACGGCAACACCTGTGCCAGACAAGCCAGCCGCAGCCAGCACCCCCTGA
- a CDS encoding RNA polymerase sigma factor: protein MTPLPSPSFEEELNEFLKSVERRAFKRTVYAVRDEEAALDIVQDAMIRLTQSYADRPSNEWPMLFQRILSNATLDWFRRQKVRNAVFMNIGDLEAAVDDDDSGDFNLLESLRSDNGGTEGADDSAARTEILAQIEDEVGKLPARQREAFLLRYWEELDVAETAAAMGCSEGSVKTHCSRAVQSLAKALQSRGITL from the coding sequence TTGACTCCCCTGCCCAGTCCCTCCTTTGAAGAGGAACTCAACGAGTTCCTGAAAAGCGTCGAGCGACGTGCTTTCAAGCGCACGGTCTATGCCGTGCGCGACGAAGAGGCCGCCCTGGACATCGTGCAGGACGCCATGATCCGCCTGACCCAGAGCTACGCCGACCGCCCCTCGAACGAGTGGCCCATGCTGTTCCAGCGCATTCTGTCCAACGCCACGCTGGACTGGTTCCGTCGCCAGAAAGTTCGCAATGCGGTGTTCATGAACATCGGCGACCTGGAAGCCGCGGTTGATGACGACGACAGCGGGGACTTCAACCTGCTGGAATCGCTCAGATCTGACAACGGTGGCACCGAAGGTGCTGATGATTCCGCCGCCAGAACCGAAATACTGGCTCAGATCGAAGACGAAGTCGGCAAATTGCCGGCGCGTCAACGAGAAGCGTTCCTGCTGCGTTACTGGGAGGAACTGGATGTTGCAGAAACGGCAGCAGCCATGGGTTGCTCGGAGGGCAGCGTGAAGACGCACTGCTCACGCGCGGTCCAATCCCTCGCCAAAGCTCTTCAATCTCGCGGAATTACATTGTGA